In Streptomyces sannanensis, the DNA window CGGTACGAACTGAAAGGTGGCCCCGCGAAGCCGCGGGGCCACCGTACGTTTCACGTGGAACCACACGTTTCACGCGGAACGTCAGAAACGCGTGACGTCCAGCTCCCCGTCCGCGTACTTCCTGCGGATCACCTTCTTGTCGAACTTCCCCACGCTCGTCTTCGGCACCGCCGGAATCAGCGCCCACCGCTCCGGCAGCTGCCACTTGGCGATCTTCTCGACGAGGAAGGCCCGCAGCGCCTCGTAATCGGCGCTCGCGCCCTCCTTCAGCACGACCGTGGCGAGCGGCCGTTCGCCCCACTTCTCGTCCGGCACGGCGACGACGGCCGCCTCCGCGACCTCCGGGTGAGCCATCAGGGCGTTCTCCAGCTCGACACTGGAGATCCACTCCCCGCCGGACTTGATGACGTCCTTGGCCCGGTCGGTCAGGGTCAGGAAGCCGTCCGCGCTGATGACTCCGACGTCCCCGGTCTTCAGCCAGCCGTCCTCACTGAACTTGTCGGCGGGCCTGAGCGGTTCGCCGTCCGAGCCGCCGTAGTAGGCGGCCGCGATCCAGGGCCCGCGCACCTCCAGCTCGCCGGCCGACTCGCCGTCCCAGGGCAGGATGTCGCCGCCGGGGCCGACCAGCCGGCCCTCGACACCGGCCGGGAAGCGGCCCTGGGTGATGCGGTACGGCCACTCCTGCTCCGCCGTCAGGCCGCCGGGCGGGTTGGCCATGGTGCCGAGCGGGGACGTCTCGGTCATGCCCCAGGCGTGGCAGAGGCGGACGCCCAGCTTGTCGTACGCCTCCATGAGGGAGGGCGGACAGGCGGCTCCGCCGATGGTGACCCTGGCCATGCAGGAGATGTCGCGCGGGTTGGCGGTGACCTCGGCGAGCAGGCCCTGCCAGATGGTCGGGACGGCGGCGGCGTGGCTCGGCTTCTCGCTCACGATCATCTCGGCGAGCGGCGCGGGCTGGAGGAAGCGGTCCGGCATCAGCATGTTGACGCCGGTCATGAAGGCCGCGTGCGGCAGACCCCAGGCGTTCACATGGAACTGCGGTACGACGATGAGGGAGGTGTCCCTGTCGGTCAGCCCCATCGACTGGGCCATGTTCACCTGCATGGAGTGCAGGTAGACGGAACGGTGGGAGTAGACCACGCCCTTGGGGTCGCCGGTGGTGCCCGAGGTGTAGCACATGGCGGCGGCCGAACGCTCGTCCAGCTCGGGCCAGTCGTAGCCGGTGGGGCGGTCCGCGATCAGCTGCTCGTAGTCGTGCACCCGGGGGCGGGAGCCGTCGAGGACGGAACGGTCGCCGGGGCCGGACACGACCACATGCTCGACCGAGGTCAGCCGCGGCAGCAGCGGGGCGAGCAGCGGCAGCAGCGAACCGTTGACGATGATCACGCGGTCGGCGGCGTGGTTGACGATCCAGACGAGCTGCTCGGCGGGCAGGCGCAGATTGAGGGTGTGGAGCACGGCGCCCATGGAGGGGATCGCGAAATACGCCTCGACGTGTTCGGCGTTGTTCCACATCAACGTGGCGACGCGCTGGTCGCCCTCGACACCCAGCTCGTCGCGCAGGGCGTTGGCCAGCCGGTTCGCGCGCTCGCCCACCTGAGCGAAGCTGCGGCGCTGCGGCTGCCCGGCATCACCGGTCCAGGTCGTGACCTGAGACGTGCCGTGGATCGTCATCCCGTGTTTCAGGATGCGGGTCACGGTCAGCGGTACGTCCTGCATGGTGCTGAGCACGGCGTCCTCCCGGTGGGCGCGCGGTCTGGGTGTGCAGATTCTGCGCACCTACCACGCGGTATGTCACTACCCGGGAGTAGCCGACTGCGGATTCAGCGCACCGGAACCAGCTCCGGGTCCTCGCGGAGCTTGCCCAGCGCACGGGAGACGGCGCTCTTGACCGTACCGACGGAGACACCGAGGACCTGCGCGGTCTGAGCCTCGCTGAGGTCCTCGTAGTAGCGCAGCACCACCATCGCCCGCTGCCGGTCCGGGAGCTTCATGACGGCCCGCCACATCGCGTCGTGCAGCGCCTGCTGCTCCGCCGGGTCGGGGGCCGGGACCGTCTCGGGCTCGGGCAGCTCGTCGCAGGCGAACTCGTCGATCCTGCGCTTGCGCCACTGCGAGGTCCGGGTGTTCAGCAGGGCGCGCCGCACATAGCCGTCGACGGCGCGGTGGTCCTCTATCCGGTCCCAGGCGACATACGTCTTGGCCAGTGCAGTCTGCAGCAGGTCTTCCGCATCGCACGGGTTCGCGGTGAGCGAGCGGGCGGTGCGCAGCAGCACGGGTCCGCGGGCCCGTACGTACGACGAGAACGTCATCCGGGGGCCGGTGGGCCGCGCCCCGTGAAGGGGGGCGTGCGCGGCCTTGGAGGCGCTGGTGCAGACAGGCGTGGTCATGGCTTCCACGCTAGGAGTGGGTACGCCCCCTGGGGATCGACCGCAGGTGCCGAAGCAGGATCCGCCTCAGGTTGTAGGGGTGAGGCAAACCCCACCTCCTGTAGGTGGACGGCGCTCTCAGGGTTCAGCCGTCGTCATGCCGGCGCAGAGGGAATTCGACCATCCGTCAGATGCCCGGACACGGGACGGCCCGGGCAGGCGGCACCGAAGTGCCGTCCACCCGGGCCGTCAGTCACCCCGCGACAGGCGTCCCACAGGACCCGGACCTACCACCAGGGGTAGAAGTTGATCTGGACGTTCCTGCTCGACTGGTCGATCACGGTGTAGGCCGAACCGTTCACCTGCGCGGTGTAGTTCTGGTTGGACGCGCCGGCGCCGGTCGCAACCTGCTGCGAGGTCGAGGAGTTGCCGTGGTTGCTGCCGCCGACACCGCTGCCGGAGATGCTCGCGGCACTCGCGTTGGATCCGGTGTCCGCGAGCGCACCGTTGTCGGCCTGAGCAACTCCCGTGAAGAGAACGGCTGCGAGCGGGAGCGCGGCAACAGCGGCCAGGACGCGGGCGGTACGGGTGCTTGCCATATCATTCCTCCATGAATCACAAGTACGGCTTGTTCCAAGGCAGTTGGCCGACCGCCCCGGACGCTGGACTCGACGTCGCGACACCAGAGTTGCCCACCGAATCCGCCGTGAACCACCCCGGAGGCCCTGATTCCCTCGCAAGCATGAGGAACGTCGGATAAACCTCCTCTTCATCGCCGGACACCCAGCCCAGGCACCCGTCGACCCACCAAACCCATGGCCCGCAAGAGGAAAAGCGTTCCGGCACATTTTCGGCCAAACTTTTCCGCTTCCCTTTTTCGAACATGCGTACGAAAATAGAGCCATGGCCACCATCGACCGGCACGCCGCCACCCTGGCCCTCGCACACGCCCTCACCGCCGCCGAGCGCGGGCTCCCCGTCATCCCCCTGACCCGCCACAAGCTTCCCGCGCTCCCCTCACCGCACCGCGACGAGGCCACGCCCCACTGCCGCGGCGAATGCGGCCGGTACGGCCACGGCGTCCACGACGCCACCTGCGATCCCGCGCGGGTCCGTGCCCTTTTCGCCGCCGCGCCCTGGGCCACCGGCTACGGCATCGCGTGCGGCCGGCCCCCGCACCATCTGATCGGCATCGACCTCGACACGAAGTCCGGTACGGACGGCAACGCGGCCCTCCGGCACGTGGCCCTGGAGCACCTGTTCACCCTCCCCGAGACCGTGGTCGTCCTCACCCCCAGCGGCGGCCGCCACATCTGGCTCACCGGGCCCTCCGACACCGTCATCCCCAACTCGGCGAGCCGCCTCGCCCCCGGTATCGACGTCCGCGGCTCCGGCGGCTACCTGGTCGGCCCCGGCTCCCTCACCAACCGCGGCGTCTACCGCCTCGCCCCCGGCACCGCTCATCTCGCCCCCGCACCCTGCCCCAGAGCGCTCCTCCGCCTCCTCGTGCCCCCCGCACGCCCCCACCACCCCGCGGCGCGCCCCCGGCACGGCCAGGCCCTGATCGACTTCGTCCTCGCCGCCCACACCGGCCAGCGCAACACCCGCCTGTTCTGGGCCGCCTGCCGCGCCTACGAGAACGGCATCGGCGACACCCTCGCCGCCCGGCTGACCGCCGCCGCCATCCGCACCGGCCTGACGGAACGCGAGGCCCGCGCGACCATCGCCTCTGCGGCCCGCCTGACCGCGACGCCCTCGTCCTGAGGCACCCGGGGGCTCACGCCCGAAGCGGTGTCCGGACCGGCTCGGGGCTCCCTCGCCCGCGTCACGGCGCCGTCATACCTGCGTCACGCCGCGGTTATGCCCGCTTTGCCACGCTGACTGTCGCCCAAATCCCGGCTGAGTGAGGGAGAAGCTGATGAAGAAGAGAATCGTGCCGGCCTCGGTAGCGGTGGCCGTCGCATTCGCCGGGGGCATGACCTTCGCCTCTTCACCGGCGCACGCAGTTCCCCAGCAGGACATCACATGCACCGTGACCCAGGGCCCGGGGAACACCTTCGGGGTCTCCGGCAGGGGATTCCCCGCCGCCGAG includes these proteins:
- a CDS encoding long-chain fatty acid--CoA ligase, translated to MLSTMQDVPLTVTRILKHGMTIHGTSQVTTWTGDAGQPQRRSFAQVGERANRLANALRDELGVEGDQRVATLMWNNAEHVEAYFAIPSMGAVLHTLNLRLPAEQLVWIVNHAADRVIIVNGSLLPLLAPLLPRLTSVEHVVVSGPGDRSVLDGSRPRVHDYEQLIADRPTGYDWPELDERSAAAMCYTSGTTGDPKGVVYSHRSVYLHSMQVNMAQSMGLTDRDTSLIVVPQFHVNAWGLPHAAFMTGVNMLMPDRFLQPAPLAEMIVSEKPSHAAAVPTIWQGLLAEVTANPRDISCMARVTIGGAACPPSLMEAYDKLGVRLCHAWGMTETSPLGTMANPPGGLTAEQEWPYRITQGRFPAGVEGRLVGPGGDILPWDGESAGELEVRGPWIAAAYYGGSDGEPLRPADKFSEDGWLKTGDVGVISADGFLTLTDRAKDVIKSGGEWISSVELENALMAHPEVAEAAVVAVPDEKWGERPLATVVLKEGASADYEALRAFLVEKIAKWQLPERWALIPAVPKTSVGKFDKKVIRRKYADGELDVTRF
- a CDS encoding SigE family RNA polymerase sigma factor, producing MTTPVCTSASKAAHAPLHGARPTGPRMTFSSYVRARGPVLLRTARSLTANPCDAEDLLQTALAKTYVAWDRIEDHRAVDGYVRRALLNTRTSQWRKRRIDEFACDELPEPETVPAPDPAEQQALHDAMWRAVMKLPDRQRAMVVLRYYEDLSEAQTAQVLGVSVGTVKSAVSRALGKLREDPELVPVR
- a CDS encoding bifunctional DNA primase/polymerase; its protein translation is MATIDRHAATLALAHALTAAERGLPVIPLTRHKLPALPSPHRDEATPHCRGECGRYGHGVHDATCDPARVRALFAAAPWATGYGIACGRPPHHLIGIDLDTKSGTDGNAALRHVALEHLFTLPETVVVLTPSGGRHIWLTGPSDTVIPNSASRLAPGIDVRGSGGYLVGPGSLTNRGVYRLAPGTAHLAPAPCPRALLRLLVPPARPHHPAARPRHGQALIDFVLAAHTGQRNTRLFWAACRAYENGIGDTLAARLTAAAIRTGLTEREARATIASAARLTATPSS